A stretch of the Synechocystis sp. PCC 7338 genome encodes the following:
- a CDS encoding DUF3134 domain-containing protein: MYNPSLRREARYEPAAVLPVTREQSLIDWLESNNRLIYREIEEGTTSNMSDEDVDIAELMDGDDNLYSDDSSDDMDED; this comes from the coding sequence ATGTACAATCCTTCCCTCCGTCGAGAAGCCCGTTATGAGCCAGCGGCGGTTTTGCCTGTTACCCGTGAGCAGTCTCTGATTGACTGGCTAGAAAGTAATAATCGTTTGATTTATCGGGAAATTGAAGAGGGCACCACCAGCAATATGAGTGACGAGGATGTTGATATTGCTGAGTTGATGGATGGGGATGACAATCTCTATAGTGACGATAGCAGTGATGATATGGATGAAGACTAA
- a CDS encoding ribbon-helix-helix protein, CopG family: protein MIRTKPKSDKVLTIRLPEKDLIHLERYCTAEGRTKTEVLRQLIQNLPTVPD, encoded by the coding sequence ATGATTAGAACAAAACCGAAATCCGATAAAGTGCTGACGATTCGTTTACCGGAAAAAGATTTGATTCATTTAGAGCGTTACTGTACGGCGGAGGGGCGGACAAAAACCGAGGTGTTGCGTCAGCTAATCCAAAATTTACCCACAGTTCCAGACTAG